Below is a genomic region from Deltaproteobacteria bacterium.
ATGCTATAAATAGAAATCGTATAACTTCTATTATTGGTCCGCGCCGCGCCGGAAAAACATTTGTATGTTTTGAAATAATTAGTGATTTGTTAAAGCAAAAAATACCGCGAGAGAATATTATTTATATGAATTTTGAGGATGAACGTTTAGTTCCTTTAGATGGCAGAGAATTGACATATCTTCTTGATGTTCATGCCGAACTTTTTGAGTATGATCAAAATAAACAATTATATTGTTTTCTTGATGAAATACAAAATGTGCCAAACTGGTCAAAATGGGTGCGCCGTACCATAGATCAAAAAAAGAATGTAACAATTTTTTTAACAGGCTCATCATCAAAAATGTTGAGCCTTGAGATTGCCACTGAACTGCGAGGTCGAGGGACGAGCATCACTATTTTCCCTTATGCGTTTGCCGAATTTTTACGAGCGCATGGGCAAAATGAAAAATATAGTGAGAAACTGCTTTTTTTATCACAGCGAAATATTTATAAAAAATATTTTAACGAATATTTTGCCAAGGGTGGATTCCCTGAAATCATACCCTATAAAGAGTATAAAGATGTTCTTCAACATTATTATCGTACGATGTTTACTCGCGATATAGTTGAGCGTTTTAGTATTAAAAATGTGCGGCAGTTAGAAGATTTTCTAAAAATACAAATAACCCGCTTTGCCTCACTTTCATCTATAAGTAACTCTGCAAAAGAAATGAAAGATATTGGATATAGTTTAAGCAAAAATACTTTAGTTAATTATTTAAAATATGCAGAGGATATATTTCTTTTGTTCGCCGTTAAGAAATTTGATTATAAAGTGACACGGCAGATGCGAGCGCCACATAAAATTTATGCTGTTGATCATGGATTATTAAACGCCGTGCGTTTCTCTTCATCAGAAGATAGAGGTAGAATATTAGAAAACATTGCTTTTATGGAGTTACGCAGACGATTCGAAAATATTTATTATCATCGTGGGGCAGCAGAATGCGATTTTGTAGTGATGAACAAAAGTAAGGTTATACAATGTTTGCAAGCATGTTGGTCAATAGAAAACAAAGAAACTATTGAACGAGAAATACACGGATTACTTGAAGCGTTGCATGTATACAAACTTAATCAAGGCATCATTTTAACCAATCATGAATATGCTGATCTTGAACGAGACGGTAAAAAAATAGTTATACGGCCATTATGGCATTTTGCACTTAAACCTTTGGGTGCTGATGATTGAAAATTGGGGTGTTTAGGGTGCGGATTTGATGATTCAGATACAGCTATTGAATAACTATATTGTAGTAGTTTATTTATTTACTTGTTGGTTTTTTGGCTCTGATGGCATAGCAAAATGCGTATTGGGCTCCGACTTTACGACCGAGTATTCGTAGCATCTCAACGATTTGAGGGTCATTATCAGTAAGATGGCGTACATATTGATCTATCCCAGAGATACCCCAATATGGTTGTAAAAAAACACCTGCACTATCGTCGATAAGGAAACCTGCGCTC
It encodes:
- a CDS encoding ATP-binding protein, producing AINRNRITSIIGPRRAGKTFVCFEIISDLLKQKIPRENIIYMNFEDERLVPLDGRELTYLLDVHAELFEYDQNKQLYCFLDEIQNVPNWSKWVRRTIDQKKNVTIFLTGSSSKMLSLEIATELRGRGTSITIFPYAFAEFLRAHGQNEKYSEKLLFLSQRNIYKKYFNEYFAKGGFPEIIPYKEYKDVLQHYYRTMFTRDIVERFSIKNVRQLEDFLKIQITRFASLSSISNSAKEMKDIGYSLSKNTLVNYLKYAEDIFLLFAVKKFDYKVTRQMRAPHKIYAVDHGLLNAVRFSSSEDRGRILENIAFMELRRRFENIYYHRGAAECDFVVMNKSKVIQCLQACWSIENKETIEREIHGLLEALHVYKLNQGIILTNHEYADLERDGKKIVIRPLWHFALKPLGADD